AAAGCAGGAGAATCTTTACTAGATGATATTATGATACCAATATTACAACGGATTAAAAGGAGGATATTTCCTGTAGATCATGTGTTTCATATATTTCCTGAGATCATAATGTGTCCGTTTTTAATAAGGGCTGGCTATATTGATAATGATCTTCAACAGTTTCTTGAAAAGAGAATTGAGAACATATATGACTTCGTAAGGCACAAAAACTACGATATATACGATGAGCGGACGAACTATAAAGGGATTCCTAAAGCTTTTAAAAATAAAAAAGTTATCAAGCCGGAATTATATAGGGGGGGAAGATTTTCATTACCCTTGATTTATGACTTGTATGCTTTTTCGTTAGCCGACGAATTTTTGGATGAAATCAATAAAATGAAAATAAATACAATTATTGAGTACATTATTGATGAAAGATATAATAAGCTTGATACAAGTTATGGTATCCTATTAAATGGTAATAGAAGTTATCTTGTAATGGGATGGGATTGTAAATTACCTGAAATTAAGGGTGCAATAACTTCTGAAATATTAAATTTCCTTGAATGGTTATCATTTAGTAATATTTTTAGGGAATCAAATTGGTGTAAAGAAGCTTTTGAGCTATTTTTTAAATACAAGACAGATAGAAATACATTTATATTCACGAAAGAATCTTTAAATGAAAAAAACGGTGTATGGATCAAAGGAAGCCATATGAGCTTAGGCGAAAACCGGAGAAAGAAAAACGCTATGGAGATTGAATCTACATTCAGGGCACTTAAAATTCTTCAAAAAAATGGAAAGCTAGGGGATGTGACTTGATTCAAAGAAATTTTTGATCTATTAACAAGGAGCGTAGAGCTATGGATGATAACAAGTATGATGATAACTTTGTCTTTATAGAAGGACTTAAGGCAGTTGTGGATTTTTCCAGCAATGGTGTTCTTATTATAAATTCTAATGCTAAGATAATTTATATCAATGATTGGGCCGCTAAATTTTTAGGTCTCAAGGGAATCGAAGATATGATGTACAAAAAAACAACGATATTCTTCCCAACATCTAGACTTGTGAAAGTTATGGAGTCTGGTATAGAACAGCGAAATGTACTGGATGTTAGATTAGGAAAACATCTTGTTGTTTCGAGACTGCCTATTTTTTCGGACAATAAAATTATAGGAGCCGTTGCTATTTTTCAAGGTGTCAAAGAAGTGCAAGATAATGAAATGGAAATCAGAAAAACGCTGATCCAAAAAGGATTAACAGCAAGGTACTCTTTTGAAGATATCCTCTATAAAAGTAAGTGGATGGAGAAGATTGTTAAAACTGCAAAGCTTTATTCAGAGACAGATTTACCAGTATTGATTACGGGAGAAAGTGGAACGGGAAAAGAGCTATTTGCACAAAGTATCCATAAAAATAGTAGTAGAAGATCAGCGCCATTTTTAGCGATTAACTGTGCAGCATTACCTGAATCCGTATTTGAAGCCGAACTTTTCGGATATGCAGAAGCTTCTTTTACAGGGGCACAAAAAGGCGGAAAAAAAGGATTGTTTCAGCAAGCCCACAAGGGAACAATTTTTCTTGATGAAATAGGTGAATTACCACTTCCAGTACAATCAAAGCTTTTAAGGGTTCTTGAGGAAAAACAAGTACATCCAGTAGGGAGTGATATCCTGATTAACATTGATGTCCGAGTCATTGTTGCTACCAATAGGGATTTAATCCACGAAGCGGAGAAGGGAAATTTTAGGCTGGATTTATTGCATCGATTAAATACACTGACCCTATCAATACCACCATTAAGGCAGCGTTCAGAGGATGTAGAAGTTTTAGCCAGGGATTTTCTTAGTAAAAAGTATCCGAAATTGTATAGTGAAAATAAAGTAATCGTACAGCAGTTATTAGAACAATTGAAAAACCATTCTTTAATGGGAAATGTAAGGGAATTGAAAAATATAATCGAGCGATTTGCAATTTTATTAAATGGTGGAATGATTAGTGAAGACATTGACGAGGTCATGAGACAAGTAATTTATCAGGCCCAATTCCATACGAATACAGATATTGCCATGCAGCTTGAAAAGGAAGAAATGGAAACGATTAAAAATGCACTGATCTCTACCAAAGGAAATCGAGCAGAAGCGGCTAAAATTTTAGGTATTAGCGAATCCACACTTTGGAGAAGAATTAAGAAATTCAATATTTCAACAAAGTTTTAGGTATTTACTATAAAAAGTACAAATTAAAAGGATATATACTGATAGGCGAATAGGGCTCCAGGATAAAAGTTGATTTTGTATAAATAGAAATCAACTTTTTTTAATAATAAATTCATTGGATTTTTTATAAATAATAGCTTGAATCTGTTATGATGTGTTTGTGAAATAAAATGATGATAATTCGAATGGATATTGAAATAAGATGAAAATATTTGAGCATATAAATCCATGGGTAGATGGATTAAATAAATAAAATAAAAAAAATAATTCAGTCAATACAAGCAATAATCAAAAAAATTAATAAATTTCTAACAAGATCATTTAGATTGGCACGCCTATTGCAAATTAAGAATACATAAGAAAGGCTGCGTACAGATGATTGGCTTTTCTTATATCTTAAAATGTAGAAGGAGGACAATAAAATGAACAGAGGAGCACTAGCGAATATAAGGATTCTTGACTTAACACGGGTACTTGCTGGACCTTACTGTACAATGATGTTAGCGGATATGGGGGCCGATGTAATTAAGATCGAGGTGCCAGGCAGAGGTGACGATACAAGAGGCATGGGACCTTTTAAGAACGGAGATAGTTTGTATTTTGCCAATGTCAATAGAAATAAAAAAGGAATTACCCTAAATCTAAAGTCTCCTGAGGGAAAAAAGATTTTTTTAGATATGGTTAAAAATGCAGATGTTGTAGTTGAAAACTATAGACCGGGTGTTATGGATAAACTGGGACTTGGTTATGATGTGCTAAAAGAAGTGAATGATCAGATCATTTATGCTGCTGTATCAGGATTCGGCTGCTACGGTCCATATTCTGATAGACCGGGTTATGATATTATTGCACAAGCAATGGGTGGACTGATGAGCATTACTGGACAAGCAGGAGGCGCTCCTACTAGAGTTGGTAATGCAATGGGAGATGTGCTGGGTGGTATGAACTTAACCATTGGTGTTCTTGCTGCTATCAATGCTCGACATATTATTGGGAAAGGACAAAGGGTAGATGTATCTTTGGTGGACTCTGTTGTAGCTTCTCTTGAAACAGGAACTCAACGATATATGGTTACAGGGAAAGAGCCTGAGCTTATGGGAAATCGATATGCAGCTGCATCTCCATACGATTCTTTTATAGCAAAGAACGGTCAGTTTGTTATTGGCTGTGGAAATCAAAAGTTGTTCGAGCTTTTATGTAAAAAAGTAATAAAAAGAGAAGATCTTTTAGAGGACCCTCGCTTCGATACAAATGATAAACGTTGTACCAACCATCAGGCTCTAAAACAAGAGATTGAAAAATGGAGCTGTAACTATACGATTGAAGAAGCAGTAGATGCCATTCTAGGTGCGGGTGTACCTGCTGCTCCGATTATGGGACTAAAAGATATTACTGAAAATGAGCACATAGCTCATGTAAGAGAAATGTTCGTTGATTGTGAGCATCCTGTAATTGGTAAAATGAGAGTAAACGGCAACCCTGTTAAGTTGATGGAAACAAAGACAGAAATAAAATCACCAGCGCCATTACTAGGAGCCAACAATGAAGAAATTTATGGGGAACTGTTGGGTATGGACGCAGATACATTAAAAGACTTAAAGGAGAGGGGTATCATATAATATGGGTACAGACGTTATTGCTCTAATTATTTTTGTTACCGTAGTTATCATTGCTTTTTTTAAGAAAATGAATGTGGGGTTGCTTTCTATTGCTGTAGCAGTTGTACTTGGACGCTTTTTCAATATTGAGGATAAAGTAATTATTAGTGGATTCAGTACATCGCTATTCACTACACTAGTAGGGATTACGTTTTTATTCACCATAGTAAATTCTACCGGAGCGTTAGAGCTAGGTGCAAAGAAAATTGTTTCCTTAGTAGGAAAGAAAATATGGTTGATTCCAATTTTCGTTTATATGGCAGGATTTATAATTGCGGCTGTTGGGCCCGGTGCAATTCCAGCTTTGGCTATTATTCCACCAATCGCAGTTACTCTAGCACTTCAGGTTGGGTATCACCCAGTAATGCTTTCTCTAATCGGTGTGACCGGTCTTATGGCTGGTAGAATGACACCAATAACACCGGAAGGAACTTTAATATCCGGTATCCTCACAGCACAGGGATTAGATGATGTCATCGTTAGTGTTTTGATATCCAACATCATAATGACGGTAACGTTTTCCTGCATTGTTTATATTGTGTATAAGGGTTATAGAGTAAAGCAGAATGGTGAAGGTTTAAAGCTTTCGGATACGCCAAAGTTCACGGCGCATCAGTTGATATCTCTTTCAGGAATCCTTGTTATGCTTCTTCTAATCATCTTTGTAAAAATGAATGTTGGTTTAGCTGCATTCCTTGTTGCTACAACCCTAATATTCTTTAAAATAGGAGATGAAAGCGTTTCATTAAAAAACATCCCATGGGGGACTGTAATGTTAGTTCTTGGCGTCGGTGTATTGATGAACATTGTAGACTTGGTCGGTGGCATAGATTTATTATCCAGTGTCTTATCTTCTATTATGAGACCGAGAACAGCTGCCCCTATTATGGGAATAACAGCAGGTCTTCTTTCTTGGGTAAGTTCAGCTCTTGGAGTTGTATACCCAACGTTGATCCCAACAGTTGGTGGTATTGTTGAAAGTGTAGGTGGTGTAACCGTAACGGAACTAGTTGCGGCTATTGCAGCCGGAGGATCTTGTGCAGGTATTAGTCCAGCATCCACTGGTGGGGCATTAATTCTTGCTGCATTAGCAAGTAATAAAGAAAATTTCACAAAAGAAGAAGAAGGGAAGGTCTTTGTTTCACTTTTCCTTTGGGCTGTATTTGCACTTATTCTAATAGCCACATTAGCCTTTTTAGGTGTATTTGGTATGTTCTAAATAAACAATATTGATAATTGAAATTATAGATACAATAAAAGGAGAGGTAGAGATGATTATTCCAAAATCAGTAGAGATATTGGAGGTATGTCCTAGAGATGGATTCCAGAACGTAAAGGATTTTATTGCCACAGAAGATAAAATTGCCATCGTAGAAAGGTTGATTGATGCCAACTTCAAGAGAATTGAGCTGGGCTCCTTCGTTAGTCCAAAAGCAATTCCTCAGATGGCAGACACGAAAGAAGTTGTAGCTGCAGCGAAACAATACGCGGTAGATCAGGATATCAAATTCGTGGCACTTGTACCCAATGCAAGGGGGGTAGAATCTGCCATTGCAGCTGGTGTCGATCAGATTACCTATGTAATCAGTGCCAGTGAGAGCCATAATAAAGCAAACGTAAACCGTACTGTTGCTGAATCTATGGAACAGTATGAAGCTTTAATTAAGGAATACAAAGGTGATATTGATTTTCGTCTTGGCTTAGCAACCACATTTGGATGTCCATTTGGGGATGAAGTTAAGATTGAACGGATACAAGAGATGTGCAAGTGGGCCTTTGATCTTGGGACTGTAGAAATTTTGATGGCAGATACTGTTGGGCTTGGAAACCCTAAAAAAGTATCGGAAGTGATGCGTACTTTAGTAAACGAATTTGGCCCAGAGAAATTTGTGATGCATTTACATGATACAAGAGGGCTTGCCCTTGCCAATACCTTAGCTGCGATGCAATACGGCATTACTAAATTTGAATCCGCTACAGGTGGTCTTGGAGGCTGTCCATTTGCCCCAGGCGCTTCAGGAAATGCAGCGACGGAAGATTTATATTATATGTTAAGTGAAATGGGAATTGAAACAAATATAGAGATTGAAAAGGTTTACGAAGCAATTCAGCTGATTAAGGATAAAGTCAATACAACCATTGTGAGCCATCTTGCGCCTTTATACAAAGGGAATGTCTGCAAAGATATGTAATGCAGTATTGTACTAAAGATATAAAATATTCAATGAAAAAACCAGTATATTTCCATATACTGGTTTTTTCGTTGGATATAGGTCTGTAGAAACCATGAAAGAAAGTTTTGTTTATGGTACAGTTAAGGATAAAGGATAGAAGGGATCCATATATAAATGATAATTTCCTCTATGGAATAAAGATTTTGACTTTGAAGGAGGAATTTATTGTTCCTGTTGGACCAACCGGATGAGACACTCACCAATTTAAATATTATGAACGAATGGTGTGCAAGAATAATATGACATATCATGTCAAGTTATTATGGTATAATAACAACAGGAGATGTTAAAACGATGAAAAATCATAGATTATTTAGGATACTGTATTATATTTTAGAAAAAGGAAAAGTTACAGCAAATGAGCTTGCAGATAAATTTGAAGTATCAGTAAGAACTATTTATAGGGATATGGACTCTATTAGTAGTGCGGGAATACCAATTTATGCCACCCAAGGTAAAGGTGGAGGAATAGAAATTGCTGATGAGTTTGTATTGAGTAAATCGTTGCTCACTGAAAATGAAAAAGAACAGATTATGGCAGCACTTCATGGCTTAGAGAATACAAGTAAATTATATGAAAGTGAACTTATAACAAAGTTATCTGCACTGTTTAAAATGAGAAATACAAATTGGATAGAGATTGACTTTACCAATTGGCAAAATAATAAAATATACGAAAAAATATTTAATGATATAAAGTCTGCAATTATAAGCAAAAACATTATTTCTTTCTCTTACTTCAGTAGTAATGAGGAAGAAACAAATCGTAGCGTAAAACCAGTCAGGCTTTTATTTAAAGGTCAGGATTGGTATTTATATGCCTTCTGTTTATTGAGAGAGGATTTTAGGTATTTTAAGCTTTCTCGAATTAAGCAGTTAGAAATACTGTCAATAAATTTTGAAGACGATTTCGACAATATAACATTGAAAAAAGAGATGCAGTACGAAACTACAGTACGCATAAAAGTAAAGTTTGATAGAAAAGTTGCATTTAGAGTATACGATGAACTAAGTGGAGATATTACAGAAGATGAGGAGGGTAATTTATATACAGAAATAGAAATTCCAAAGGATTATAATCTATACAATTATATTCTTTCCTTTGGAGATGGTGCTGAAGTATTAGAACCAAAAGAGATCCGGATCCAAATTAAAGATATGATAAATAAAATAGCACAAAAATACATAACTTGACAGCTTGTGTCAAGTATTCTTTTATATAATAATAGCAACAAGACACAAGGAGGGATTTATTATGTCAAGACCTACAACAAAGCTAGATTTAATAAGTGCAGCAAAAGACAATTACGAAAAGCTAAATACGCTTATTTCAAAATTAAGTGACGAGGAATTAAAGACATCTCTTGATTTTTCAAAAGATGAAAAAAAGAAAGAGGCTCATTGGGAAAGAGATAAAAATCTTAGAGATATTTTAGTCCATCTTTACGAATGGCATCAGCTTATTCTTAATTGGGTAAATTCAAATCAGAATGGTATAGATAAACCATTTATTCCAGAACCATATAACTGGAAAACCTATGGCAATATGAATGTAGAGTTTTGGAGGAAACATCAAACCACATCGTTAGAAGCAGCAGCTATGATTCTACAAAGATCCCATGAGGAAGTTTTAAATTTGGCAGAAACCTTTACAAATGATGAATTGTTTTCTAAGGGAATATATCAATGGGTAGGAGGAAGTACATTGGGTTCATATTTTGTAAGTGCAACTTCCAGTCATTATGATTGGGCTATGAAAAAATTAAAAGCTCACCAAAAAAATTGCAAGAACAAATAAGTGAAATATAGAAAGTGAAGAATAAAAAATATCAAATGCCTTTAGCATTCATGGCAGAGTGGGGCTATGGGACACGAAATCAGCATCACTGGAAGTACGGTATTTCTCCTACTTTTACTGATGAGACCCCTCACTAAGAAGTATTTTAATTCCTTTTGGCATTATAAAATGCTGATTGTAGCTTTAATCTTCTTTATGGTACCCATCGGAAACTTTGTAAGAATTCCTATCAATCTAATGCCCAATATCTCTACAATAGAAATTCAAGAGCCTCCTGTTGGGAATCAATCTGTTAAAAATGAAGGAACCCAAAATATAGAGAAAACAACCCAGAGTTAAAGGAAATCGATAAATACTGTAAATACTCCATCGATGAAAAAGTGGTTCATAAAATGGACATGGATGACCTCCTTGGTAGTATCGATTTTAATCGTATCTTCTGGACTAACCATAGCTTGTAGTGTGGTATCGGATCAGAGCAGCATAGAAAAAGACTCTTTTGTTGTCTATATGAAAGAAGATGGGCTCTATTATTCTTATTTAAATGGGAAAGAGGAACATCGATTTCATGAAGGAGGCGAATTCAGTTAAATTGTTTTATTGGAGATTCATCCAAATAAAACCTATAGAGAGATTAAGGGTATGGAGCAAGATTTCGTTGCAATGACACCAAGTTTTACAAAAGATGGCGAAAAGCTATTGTATTCGGCTACTGAGGCTATAGACGAATCCATGAGCTTTAACTATAGCAAAGCCTTTGAAGATTGGAAAAACAAGGCCCATCATATTTACGACTACGATTTAAAGACAGGTCAAAGATTTTGACTTTATGCCAATCAGCATATCCAAAGAAGAGATGGTATTTGCGAGGTATCAGGGCAATGGCTACTATAGCTTAATTAAGTTGGCCAATGGAAAAGAAGAAATATTAGCGGAGTGTATCCTCTTTGATTATGAATATGGAGAAGGATTTTATGGACATTTTGAAACAGAAAAGGGCATGGATCTGTATCTTAAAAGGATGGAATAAATAAAGGAGAATGGCAAGTAGGATTTATGAAAAATTAAATGTGAAAAAAGGTAAAGTCATGGATCTGGAAATTTCCATAGACTTTACCTCTTTTTTATTAAATGTCCACATTACGCTTGTTGCTGAAACTGACTCATATATAAATTTTCATAGAAGCCTTTCTTTAAGATCAGCTCATCATGAGTACCTTG
Above is a genomic segment from Alkaliphilus oremlandii OhILAs containing:
- a CDS encoding sigma-54 interaction domain-containing protein translates to MDDNKYDDNFVFIEGLKAVVDFSSNGVLIINSNAKIIYINDWAAKFLGLKGIEDMMYKKTTIFFPTSRLVKVMESGIEQRNVLDVRLGKHLVVSRLPIFSDNKIIGAVAIFQGVKEVQDNEMEIRKTLIQKGLTARYSFEDILYKSKWMEKIVKTAKLYSETDLPVLITGESGTGKELFAQSIHKNSSRRSAPFLAINCAALPESVFEAELFGYAEASFTGAQKGGKKGLFQQAHKGTIFLDEIGELPLPVQSKLLRVLEEKQVHPVGSDILINIDVRVIVATNRDLIHEAEKGNFRLDLLHRLNTLTLSIPPLRQRSEDVEVLARDFLSKKYPKLYSENKVIVQQLLEQLKNHSLMGNVRELKNIIERFAILLNGGMISEDIDEVMRQVIYQAQFHTNTDIAMQLEKEEMETIKNALISTKGNRAEAAKILGISESTLWRRIKKFNISTKF
- a CDS encoding CaiB/BaiF CoA transferase family protein is translated as MNRGALANIRILDLTRVLAGPYCTMMLADMGADVIKIEVPGRGDDTRGMGPFKNGDSLYFANVNRNKKGITLNLKSPEGKKIFLDMVKNADVVVENYRPGVMDKLGLGYDVLKEVNDQIIYAAVSGFGCYGPYSDRPGYDIIAQAMGGLMSITGQAGGAPTRVGNAMGDVLGGMNLTIGVLAAINARHIIGKGQRVDVSLVDSVVASLETGTQRYMVTGKEPELMGNRYAAASPYDSFIAKNGQFVIGCGNQKLFELLCKKVIKREDLLEDPRFDTNDKRCTNHQALKQEIEKWSCNYTIEEAVDAILGAGVPAAPIMGLKDITENEHIAHVREMFVDCEHPVIGKMRVNGNPVKLMETKTEIKSPAPLLGANNEEIYGELLGMDADTLKDLKERGII
- a CDS encoding SLC13 family permease, encoding MGTDVIALIIFVTVVIIAFFKKMNVGLLSIAVAVVLGRFFNIEDKVIISGFSTSLFTTLVGITFLFTIVNSTGALELGAKKIVSLVGKKIWLIPIFVYMAGFIIAAVGPGAIPALAIIPPIAVTLALQVGYHPVMLSLIGVTGLMAGRMTPITPEGTLISGILTAQGLDDVIVSVLISNIIMTVTFSCIVYIVYKGYRVKQNGEGLKLSDTPKFTAHQLISLSGILVMLLLIIFVKMNVGLAAFLVATTLIFFKIGDESVSLKNIPWGTVMLVLGVGVLMNIVDLVGGIDLLSSVLSSIMRPRTAAPIMGITAGLLSWVSSALGVVYPTLIPTVGGIVESVGGVTVTELVAAIAAGGSCAGISPASTGGALILAALASNKENFTKEEEGKVFVSLFLWAVFALILIATLAFLGVFGMF
- a CDS encoding hydroxymethylglutaryl-CoA lyase, translating into MIIPKSVEILEVCPRDGFQNVKDFIATEDKIAIVERLIDANFKRIELGSFVSPKAIPQMADTKEVVAAAKQYAVDQDIKFVALVPNARGVESAIAAGVDQITYVISASESHNKANVNRTVAESMEQYEALIKEYKGDIDFRLGLATTFGCPFGDEVKIERIQEMCKWAFDLGTVEILMADTVGLGNPKKVSEVMRTLVNEFGPEKFVMHLHDTRGLALANTLAAMQYGITKFESATGGLGGCPFAPGASGNAATEDLYYMLSEMGIETNIEIEKVYEAIQLIKDKVNTTIVSHLAPLYKGNVCKDM
- a CDS encoding helix-turn-helix transcriptional regulator; the encoded protein is MKNHRLFRILYYILEKGKVTANELADKFEVSVRTIYRDMDSISSAGIPIYATQGKGGGIEIADEFVLSKSLLTENEKEQIMAALHGLENTSKLYESELITKLSALFKMRNTNWIEIDFTNWQNNKIYEKIFNDIKSAIISKNIISFSYFSSNEEETNRSVKPVRLLFKGQDWYLYAFCLLREDFRYFKLSRIKQLEILSINFEDDFDNITLKKEMQYETTVRIKVKFDRKVAFRVYDELSGDITEDEEGNLYTEIEIPKDYNLYNYILSFGDGAEVLEPKEIRIQIKDMINKIAQKYIT
- a CDS encoding ClbS/DfsB family four-helix bundle protein encodes the protein MSRPTTKLDLISAAKDNYEKLNTLISKLSDEELKTSLDFSKDEKKKEAHWERDKNLRDILVHLYEWHQLILNWVNSNQNGIDKPFIPEPYNWKTYGNMNVEFWRKHQTTSLEAAAMILQRSHEEVLNLAETFTNDELFSKGIYQWVGGSTLGSYFVSATSSHYDWAMKKLKAHQKNCKNK
- a CDS encoding M56 family metallopeptidase; this encodes MGHEISITGSTVFLLLLLMRPLTKKYFNSFWHYKMLIVALIFFMVPIGNFVRIPINLMPNISTIEIQEPPVGNQSVKNEGTQNIEKTTQS